One region of Herpetosiphonaceae bacterium genomic DNA includes:
- a CDS encoding DNRLRE domain-containing protein, which yields MRHHTSRRFAAVLLALYVLSALPFVTSGSAQTLDDAEARFWQQRQNIPGRRELPASVGQNPVSAASVTVDQAKRLDQLRARWASQQTRDLPPPRTTEPSQIFLPGVVQNTSVATVEEPAVPVEVAAYRTATSKVYSLPNGTWQAQIYAQPVHYRDALGQWLAYAPTLQPLTRTDAALPGYRVAGTDLDLRFATPTDAHPLPSGAHLVELRQEQLRLGFTPQHADLTQARTDGPSITYADAFPGADLRYTATGPGVKEELIFRRPPPADAALRFAVQVQGGTLDQRGSAIVVRDAAGRTTWTITPPFMVDRQGTTSHAVEVRLDRAADGSYTLSYTPDAAWLADPARVYPIVLDPTLTATVSGDTYAASSDSATDQHHGENGMLLGNAPTSTERRRLYIQFTLPWLPAGVTAADITNATLRLYQYQDDHGGSYSTRLHRTVDPWIEANVNWPNQPGWEATPSPIGATVSAGRGFKSFNVTTIARAWYANPQPSGEKGLAVVMADETQAGGRFATAQCAPGDSPCHDGTTGEVRPQLTIDYEAVARRNELYLTQSLQFAPSPRSARGTDVTATFSVKNTGSRQIFVPAFRVNLTRLSTGAAYPFPTAAGIRLAPGESYSYSQTQTLTEAGRYKGEAQFFNGTTWYRIYIPSGSTLTNVREHIVQAPKPPRHARTLGTRGKNGRAGEPVNTSTGNFSSTAIDATLPDVGLSLSFGRTFNSLDTATIGSFGPGWAATYDERLLWYEDESVVYVGDDGQQVYFEAGFDEVVSTEPEDPDGDIGTIEYRPNGTYIAEDGFDLTLARDLSTGAWTLTDADFTTTTFDASGRWQTIADRYSATLTASYTGAQLASVRSANHTCAVAWTNGRITTIACPTGTLRYSYSAENDLQSVTDLNGATITYAYDALHRLTRITDGDGRLVVENVYDAEGRVVTQREGITTWTTFNYDTGTRVTTYVDANGRTLTDTYDERDRLLQRVDALGNTERYTYDADDRLLSYTNPLGATWRSTYDERGNLLTEADPLNATWTYTYNERNQRLTATDPLGHTTRYEYAGELLQRRQNALGGQQSYSSTPEGLILAETDELGRTRRRTYTGSGQIATETDPSGATTTYEYDAAGDQTAVIDALGQRTRYQYDAQHRLTRIDHADGSVERLAYDTLGNLISQTNGLGATRQMFYDGNNRLIGETDFTGAVTEYFYDGVGNRVRVVDALGQETTFAYDAIGQLIAQTDRTGATWRYTYDPAGRLLTETDPLGRVITHEYDAAGREIRTVDARGNAVRRSYDALDRPTAETDLLGATTTVSYDALGRLSSRTDPLGRVTRYEYDAVGNLLATIDALGQRATVTYDASNRPVTLTDRTGAVSRSRYDALGRLIARTDQRGATTTTEYDPRDRPIRVTDGLGNRTATTYDAAGRMLRQIDARGFSQTWTYDAEGRERTATDRVGATTTTAYDALGRVARVIDALGGVQTTQYDAEGRVIAETNALGQTRRITYDAVGNPIRVTDARGFVTTTEYDANDNPVRMIDPLGNVSRFVYNAANQPTQEIDARGNVHTTQYDSLGRVVATRDPYGATTTTAYDPLDRVARTTDPRGATTTFAYDAEGRAITTTDALGSVTTTSYDAAGAPLIVTNPKGHRTRTQYDPLGRPVKAIDALGSVTTTSYDAAGNVAAITDPRGATTTFAYDAEGRQTARIDALGHAWRTEYDLLGRAVRTIDPLGNATTTAYDALGNVTRIVRPGGETQKRIYDAANNLIAQADARGFVTTTEYDALNRPIATKDPLGYTTRQQYDAAGNLVATIDGKGQITRMVYDKADRLSSVVDPLGQTVQLRYDPAGSPIEVLDGNGHRTRAEYDLLGRQTARIDALGHRTATSYDATDNPTIEQRPNGTRVTTKYDALDRPVTVRLSTGETETTAYDRGGKIIARTAAAGQQTIAYDLLGRPVRSTDSAGQTVSWQYDAAGRRTATIYPDGRSVATSYNSNGLPTRITDRLGNPIDVAYDADGRLLDLTYPASAQRWAYDSAGRLTAVLNEGNNGAFAAYEYTLDANANRVQERISALTLGGLITLEETAYSYDAADRMIRSQRSGPTSTALDQRITYDAAGNRTLVSATEAGVSWTQQMRYDAADRLLELSDSRTGTTTLSYDAAGQRVSATSGQRQQRYAYDARGRLTTVTLLDTAGTTISTQTATYDALSRRIVQQERAADGTLLGSERTLYDGDEWNVLGHTSADGAQTWLVTQPQGLDHLSVEAGGVARFAHADGLGSYVAYTDSRGAPQGGTPARYGDWGAIESSAANLSSGYGYTGHRQDASGLLYARHRFYDPITATWLTSDPFPADETAPGSLNRYSYVRGNPISRTDPLGLYDTDLDVADGSASSAEAMSMAIEGDVPETEITSAATHAQQQHDSAVAHGTSGARCASRCGTTYTVKRGDTLSRIAARFQVPWKRIARANRQVIGANPHLIRSGQRLKIPCDDSRGSSGGRHAQGSEPVAAISAARWRKANASSYGPGLWGNRTACGQTLTRSTVGVAHKTMRCGTLLKFKGKNGVIVKARVIDRGPYAHGRTFDLTEATVRKMGYASAAAFGVRTVYWNYASSSGSSATAYAAGDGGTGGAEYPGSGGSGTKGYSLPLPRSAARRSAYTKPHHDYPAIDVLVGTGTRIYAVRGGSVTRFSQPGGCGNGYQIDASDGGSYVYCHLSRFSAKNGSIKTGQLLGYSGNTGRSTAPHLHLQIKYGGVKRCPQRLLLAIYDGKKAPSLSRLPTSGCSY from the coding sequence ATGCGCCACCACACCTCGCGTCGCTTTGCCGCCGTCCTGCTTGCGCTGTACGTTCTGAGCGCCCTCCCGTTTGTCACGTCGGGCTCTGCCCAAACCCTGGATGACGCCGAAGCTCGCTTCTGGCAGCAGCGACAGAATATCCCAGGCCGCCGCGAGCTGCCAGCGTCAGTCGGGCAGAATCCCGTCAGCGCCGCTTCCGTCACCGTCGATCAGGCCAAGCGCCTCGATCAGCTTCGTGCGCGCTGGGCCAGCCAGCAGACGCGCGATCTGCCGCCGCCGCGCACGACGGAGCCAAGCCAGATCTTTCTTCCCGGCGTGGTGCAGAACACCTCGGTCGCGACGGTCGAGGAGCCTGCCGTGCCCGTCGAAGTCGCCGCGTATCGCACCGCCACCAGCAAGGTTTACAGCCTGCCCAACGGCACGTGGCAGGCGCAGATCTATGCCCAGCCGGTCCACTACCGCGATGCACTGGGACAGTGGTTGGCGTACGCGCCGACGCTCCAGCCGCTCACCCGCACCGATGCGGCGCTGCCGGGCTATCGCGTCGCCGGAACCGACCTTGACCTCCGCTTTGCCACGCCAACCGACGCGCATCCGCTGCCATCGGGAGCGCATCTGGTCGAGCTTCGTCAGGAGCAGCTAAGGCTCGGATTTACGCCGCAGCACGCCGATCTGACCCAGGCCCGCACCGATGGCCCGTCGATCACCTACGCCGATGCGTTTCCCGGCGCCGATCTACGCTACACCGCGACCGGGCCAGGCGTGAAAGAAGAGCTGATCTTCCGCCGCCCACCCCCCGCCGATGCCGCCCTGCGCTTCGCGGTGCAGGTCCAGGGCGGCACGCTCGATCAGCGCGGCTCGGCGATCGTGGTCCGTGACGCCGCCGGTCGGACCACCTGGACGATCACGCCGCCGTTCATGGTCGATCGGCAGGGCACGACGAGCCACGCGGTGGAGGTGCGCCTTGATCGCGCCGCCGACGGATCGTACACGCTGAGCTACACGCCCGACGCCGCCTGGCTGGCCGATCCGGCGCGCGTCTATCCCATTGTGCTCGATCCGACACTCACCGCCACGGTCAGCGGCGATACCTATGCCGCATCCAGCGACAGCGCCACCGACCAGCATCACGGCGAGAATGGCATGCTGCTCGGCAACGCGCCGACGAGCACCGAGCGACGCCGCCTCTATATTCAGTTCACGCTGCCCTGGCTGCCCGCGGGAGTGACCGCCGCCGATATTACCAATGCGACGCTGCGCCTGTACCAGTATCAGGACGATCATGGCGGCAGCTACTCCACGCGGCTGCATCGCACCGTCGATCCCTGGATCGAGGCCAACGTGAACTGGCCGAATCAGCCCGGCTGGGAAGCAACGCCCAGCCCGATCGGCGCGACGGTCAGCGCGGGCCGTGGCTTTAAGTCGTTCAATGTGACGACGATCGCGCGGGCCTGGTATGCCAATCCCCAGCCGAGCGGGGAAAAGGGTCTGGCCGTAGTTATGGCCGACGAGACGCAGGCGGGCGGTCGCTTTGCCACCGCGCAATGTGCGCCCGGCGACTCGCCCTGCCACGACGGGACGACCGGCGAGGTCCGACCGCAGCTCACGATCGACTATGAGGCCGTGGCGCGGCGCAACGAACTGTACCTGACCCAGAGCTTGCAGTTCGCGCCCAGCCCACGCTCCGCGCGCGGCACCGATGTCACGGCGACGTTCAGCGTGAAAAACACCGGCAGCCGTCAGATCTTCGTTCCGGCCTTCCGCGTTAACCTGACCAGGCTCTCGACGGGCGCGGCCTATCCTTTCCCGACGGCGGCTGGCATTCGCCTCGCGCCGGGCGAAAGCTACAGCTACAGCCAGACCCAAACGCTCACCGAGGCCGGACGGTATAAAGGCGAGGCGCAGTTTTTCAACGGTACGACGTGGTATCGCATCTATATTCCATCCGGCAGCACGCTGACCAACGTCCGCGAGCACATTGTCCAGGCACCAAAGCCGCCCCGCCACGCGCGGACGCTCGGCACGCGCGGCAAGAATGGTCGTGCGGGCGAGCCCGTCAACACCTCGACCGGCAACTTCTCGTCGACGGCGATCGACGCGACGCTGCCCGATGTTGGCCTCTCGCTGAGCTTTGGCCGGACCTTCAACAGCCTGGATACCGCGACGATCGGCAGCTTCGGGCCGGGCTGGGCCGCGACCTACGACGAGCGCCTGCTCTGGTACGAGGATGAGTCAGTGGTCTACGTCGGCGACGACGGCCAGCAGGTCTACTTCGAGGCCGGCTTTGACGAGGTCGTCTCGACCGAGCCCGAAGACCCGGATGGCGACATCGGCACGATCGAGTATCGGCCAAACGGCACCTACATCGCCGAGGACGGCTTCGATCTGACGCTGGCCCGCGATCTCAGCACCGGGGCCTGGACGCTCACCGACGCCGACTTTACGACGACGACCTTCGACGCGAGCGGACGCTGGCAGACGATCGCCGACCGCTACAGCGCGACGCTGACCGCCAGCTACACCGGCGCGCAGCTTGCCTCAGTCCGCTCCGCGAATCACACCTGCGCCGTTGCGTGGACCAATGGCCGGATCACGACGATCGCCTGCCCGACCGGCACGCTGCGCTACAGCTACAGCGCCGAAAACGATCTCCAGAGCGTGACCGATCTCAACGGCGCGACGATCACCTACGCCTACGATGCGCTGCACCGGCTGACGCGCATCACCGACGGCGACGGACGCCTGGTGGTCGAGAACGTCTATGACGCCGAGGGGCGCGTCGTGACCCAGCGCGAGGGCATTACCACCTGGACGACCTTCAACTACGATACCGGGACGCGCGTCACGACCTACGTCGACGCCAACGGTCGCACGCTGACCGACACCTACGACGAGCGCGACCGGCTGCTTCAGCGGGTGGATGCGCTGGGCAATACCGAGCGCTACACCTACGACGCCGACGATCGGCTGCTGAGCTACACCAACCCGCTCGGCGCGACCTGGCGCTCCACCTACGATGAGCGCGGCAATCTGCTGACCGAAGCCGATCCGCTGAATGCCACCTGGACCTACACCTACAACGAGCGCAACCAGCGCCTCACCGCAACCGACCCGCTGGGCCATACCACGCGCTATGAGTACGCGGGAGAGCTGCTTCAGCGCAGGCAGAACGCGCTCGGCGGCCAGCAGAGCTATAGCTCAACGCCGGAGGGCCTGATCCTGGCCGAAACCGACGAGCTGGGCCGGACCAGGCGCCGCACCTACACCGGCAGCGGCCAGATCGCCACCGAAACCGATCCGAGCGGCGCGACGACGACCTATGAGTACGACGCGGCGGGCGATCAGACGGCGGTGATCGACGCGCTCGGCCAGCGCACGCGCTATCAGTACGACGCGCAGCACCGGCTGACGCGCATCGACCACGCCGACGGCAGCGTCGAGCGGCTGGCCTACGATACGCTCGGCAATCTGATCAGCCAGACCAACGGCCTGGGCGCGACCCGGCAGATGTTCTACGACGGCAATAACCGGCTGATCGGCGAGACGGATTTTACCGGAGCCGTCACCGAGTATTTCTATGACGGCGTTGGCAACCGCGTGCGCGTGGTCGATGCGCTCGGCCAGGAGACGACCTTCGCCTACGATGCGATCGGGCAGTTGATCGCCCAGACCGACCGCACCGGCGCGACCTGGCGCTACACCTACGATCCGGCGGGTCGGCTGCTGACCGAGACGGACCCGCTGGGCCGCGTGATCACGCACGAGTACGACGCGGCGGGCCGTGAGATTCGCACCGTGGACGCGCGCGGCAATGCCGTGCGCCGCAGCTATGACGCACTCGACCGCCCGACCGCCGAGACGGACCTCCTGGGCGCGACGACGACCGTGAGCTACGACGCGCTGGGCCGCCTGAGCAGCCGCACTGACCCGCTGGGCCGGGTCACGCGCTACGAGTACGATGCCGTCGGCAATCTGCTCGCGACGATCGATGCGCTCGGCCAGCGCGCGACGGTCACGTACGACGCCAGCAATCGGCCTGTCACGCTCACCGATCGCACCGGCGCGGTCAGCCGCTCCCGCTACGATGCGCTCGGACGCTTGATCGCGCGCACCGATCAGCGCGGCGCGACGACGACCACCGAGTACGATCCGCGCGACCGCCCGATTCGTGTCACCGATGGCCTCGGCAATCGCACCGCGACGACCTACGATGCCGCTGGTCGCATGCTGCGCCAGATCGACGCGCGCGGCTTTTCCCAGACCTGGACCTACGACGCCGAAGGCCGCGAGCGCACCGCGACCGATCGCGTGGGCGCGACGACGACGACCGCGTACGATGCGCTCGGACGTGTGGCGCGGGTGATCGATGCGCTGGGCGGCGTGCAGACCACGCAGTACGACGCCGAGGGCCGCGTGATCGCCGAGACGAACGCGCTCGGCCAGACCCGACGCATCACCTACGACGCGGTCGGCAATCCGATCCGCGTCACCGACGCGCGCGGCTTTGTGACGACCACCGAGTACGACGCCAACGATAATCCGGTGCGCATGATCGATCCGCTCGGCAACGTCAGCCGCTTCGTCTATAACGCGGCCAACCAGCCGACGCAGGAGATCGACGCGCGCGGCAACGTCCATACCACCCAGTACGACAGCCTGGGCCGCGTGGTCGCCACCCGCGATCCCTACGGCGCGACAACGACCACAGCCTACGATCCGCTCGACCGGGTGGCGCGCACCACCGATCCACGCGGCGCGACGACGACATTCGCGTACGACGCCGAGGGCCGCGCGATCACCACCACCGATGCGCTCGGCAGCGTGACCACCACGAGCTACGACGCCGCTGGCGCTCCGCTGATCGTCACCAATCCCAAGGGCCATCGCACGCGCACGCAGTACGATCCGCTGGGCCGTCCGGTCAAAGCGATCGATGCGCTGGGCAGCGTGACGACCACGAGCTACGACGCCGCCGGAAATGTTGCCGCGATCACCGATCCGCGCGGCGCGACGACCACGTTCGCGTACGACGCCGAGGGTCGCCAGACCGCGCGCATTGATGCGCTGGGGCATGCCTGGCGCACCGAGTACGACCTGCTGGGCCGCGCCGTCCGCACGATCGATCCGCTCGGCAACGCGACGACAACGGCCTACGATGCGCTCGGCAATGTCACGCGCATCGTCCGGCCCGGCGGAGAGACTCAAAAGCGGATCTACGACGCGGCCAATAATCTGATCGCGCAGGCCGACGCGCGCGGCTTTGTGACGACCACCGAGTACGACGCGCTCAATCGTCCGATCGCGACCAAAGATCCGCTCGGTTACACGACGCGCCAGCAGTACGACGCAGCGGGGAATCTGGTGGCGACGATCGACGGCAAGGGCCAGATCACGCGCATGGTCTACGATAAGGCCGATCGGCTGAGCAGCGTCGTCGATCCGCTGGGCCAGACGGTCCAGCTACGCTACGATCCGGCGGGCTCGCCGATCGAGGTGCTCGACGGCAACGGCCATCGCACCCGCGCCGAGTACGATCTGCTGGGCCGCCAGACGGCGCGGATCGATGCGCTCGGCCATCGTACCGCCACCAGCTACGACGCGACGGATAATCCGACGATCGAGCAGCGGCCCAATGGCACGCGCGTCACTACCAAGTACGACGCGCTCGATCGTCCGGTCACGGTGAGGCTGTCGACGGGCGAGACGGAGACGACGGCCTATGATCGCGGCGGCAAGATCATCGCCCGTACCGCCGCCGCCGGGCAGCAGACGATCGCCTACGATCTGCTGGGGCGGCCCGTGCGCTCCACCGATAGCGCCGGACAGACCGTGAGCTGGCAGTACGATGCCGCCGGTCGCCGCACGGCCACGATCTATCCTGATGGGCGCTCCGTGGCGACGAGCTACAACAGCAACGGCTTGCCGACGCGGATCACGGATCGGCTGGGCAATCCGATCGATGTCGCCTACGACGCCGACGGTCGGCTGCTCGATCTCACGTATCCGGCCTCGGCGCAGCGCTGGGCCTACGATAGCGCGGGCCGACTGACGGCGGTGCTCAACGAGGGCAATAACGGCGCGTTCGCGGCCTACGAGTACACGCTCGACGCCAACGCCAATCGCGTCCAAGAACGGATCTCGGCGCTGACGCTGGGCGGTCTGATCACGCTTGAGGAGACGGCCTACAGCTACGATGCCGCCGATCGCATGATCCGTAGCCAGCGCTCCGGCCCGACCAGCACCGCGCTCGATCAGCGCATCACCTACGACGCGGCGGGCAATCGCACCTTGGTCAGCGCGACCGAGGCGGGCGTGAGCTGGACGCAGCAGATGCGCTACGATGCCGCCGACCGGCTGCTTGAGCTGAGCGACTCGCGCACAGGCACGACGACCCTCAGCTACGACGCCGCAGGGCAGCGCGTCAGCGCCACGAGCGGCCAGCGCCAGCAGCGCTACGCCTACGATGCGCGGGGCAGGCTCACGACCGTGACGCTGCTCGACACGGCGGGCACGACGATCAGCACGCAGACCGCGACCTACGACGCGCTGAGCCGCCGGATCGTGCAGCAGGAGCGCGCCGCCGACGGCACGCTGCTCGGCAGCGAGCGCACGCTCTACGACGGCGACGAGTGGAACGTGCTCGGCCATACGAGCGCCGACGGCGCGCAGACCTGGCTCGTGACGCAGCCGCAGGGCCTCGATCATCTGAGCGTCGAGGCGGGCGGTGTTGCGCGCTTCGCCCACGCCGACGGCCTCGGCAGCTACGTCGCCTACACCGATAGTCGCGGCGCTCCGCAGGGCGGCACGCCAGCACGCTACGGCGATTGGGGCGCGATCGAAAGCAGCGCGGCGAACCTGTCGAGCGGCTACGGCTACACCGGCCATCGTCAGGATGCGAGCGGCCTGCTCTATGCGCGCCACCGCTTCTACGATCCGATCACCGCAACCTGGCTGACGTCCGATCCGTTTCCGGCGGACGAAACCGCGCCGGGCAGCCTGAACCGCTACAGCTACGTGCGCGGCAATCCAATCTCGCGGACCGATCCGCTCGGCCTCTACGACACCGATCTGGACGTTGCCGACGGCAGCGCCAGCAGCGCGGAGGCCATGAGCATGGCGATCGAAGGGGACGTGCCGGAGACGGAGATTACCTCGGCGGCCACGCATGCGCAGCAGCAGCACGACAGCGCGGTAGCGCATGGGACCAGCGGCGCGCGCTGTGCCTCGCGCTGCGGCACGACCTACACCGTCAAGCGCGGCGACACGCTGAGCCGGATCGCGGCCCGCTTCCAGGTGCCGTGGAAGCGCATCGCCAGGGCCAACCGCCAGGTGATCGGCGCGAACCCGCATCTGATCCGATCCGGTCAAAGGTTGAAGATCCCCTGTGATGATTCGCGGGGGAGTAGTGGCGGGCGTCATGCGCAAGGCAGCGAGCCGGTTGCTGCGATAAGTGCCGCCAGGTGGAGGAAAGCCAACGCTTCGTCATATGGCCCTGGGCTGTGGGGCAACCGTACCGCCTGCGGCCAGACTCTCACCCGCAGCACGGTTGGCGTTGCGCACAAGACGATGCGCTGCGGCACGCTCCTTAAGTTCAAGGGCAAAAATGGCGTGATCGTCAAGGCGAGAGTCATCGATCGCGGGCCGTACGCCCACGGGCGCACGTTTGACCTGACCGAGGCGACGGTGCGGAAGATGGGCTATGCCAGTGCCGCCGCGTTCGGTGTGCGTACCGTCTATTGGAACTATGCCTCCAGCAGCGGCAGCAGCGCCACCGCGTACGCCGCTGGCGATGGTGGCACCGGCGGCGCCGAATACCCTGGCAGCGGCGGCAGCGGCACCAAGGGCTACTCCCTGCCCCTACCCAGGAGCGCCGCGCGCCGTAGCGCGTACACGAAACCGCACCATGATTATCCAGCCATCGACGTGCTCGTCGGAACGGGTACGCGGATCTACGCCGTCCGGGGTGGCAGCGTGACCCGCTTCAGCCAGCCCGGCGGCTGCGGCAACGGGTACCAGATTGACGCCAGCGACGGTGGCTCCTATGTCTACTGCCACCTGAGCAGATTCTCGGCAAAGAACGGCTCCATTAAGACCGGGCAGCTCCTGGGCTACTCCGGCAACACTGGTCGGTCGACCGCCCCGCATCTGCACCTCCAGATTAAATACGGCGGTGTCAAGCGCTGTCCGCAGCGATTACTCCTGGCGATCTATGACGGTAAGAAAGCCCCATCGTTGTCACGCCTGCCGACGAGCGGCTGCTCCTACTAA